The proteins below come from a single Iocasia fonsfrigidae genomic window:
- a CDS encoding DUF6804 family protein, producing the protein MKKILLITNIITIVLFILVLTNSLYEYSILEWTVLITAVLNIFVFYKKNNKLLLLLFTVIAVIFNPFTYVSFSHDIKTVVEIASAVIYAYALI; encoded by the coding sequence ATGAAAAAGATTTTATTAATAACTAACATAATTACCATTGTATTATTCATTTTAGTTCTTACCAATAGCCTTTATGAGTACAGTATCCTGGAATGGACAGTTTTAATAACTGCAGTTTTGAATATCTTTGTATTCTATAAAAAAAACAATAAACTTTTATTATTATTGTTTACTGTCATTGCTGTAATTTTCAATCCTTTTACATATGTAAGTTTTTCTCATGATATAAAAACAGTAGTTGAGATAGCATCTGCTGTAATTTATGCCTATGCTTTAATTTAA
- a CDS encoding GIY-YIG nuclease family protein, whose translation MYYVYIVECSDGTYYTGYTNNIEARIKKHNQGKGARYTRGRGPVILQYSESFSSRSRAMKREYEIKQLSRKEKKVLLKG comes from the coding sequence ATGTATTATGTTTATATTGTAGAATGTTCTGATGGTACATATTATACAGGTTATACCAATAATATTGAAGCAAGGATTAAGAAGCATAACCAGGGTAAAGGGGCCAGGTATACTAGAGGACGGGGGCCTGTTATCTTGCAGTATAGTGAGAGCTTTTCTTCCAGAAGCAGGGCTATGAAAAGGGAATATGAGATAAAACAGTTGAGCAGAAAAGAGAAGAAGGTTCTGCTTAAGGGATAA
- a CDS encoding ferritin family protein codes for MLNNSVNAVEVLEMARDIEKRGRDFYLEQASNTGDKNLAALFNKLADDEKDHYERFGELLNKLQSEIKEEAVYVYEPEVSAYLRSLVEFSVFPEGDSVEIKSIETALSFAIRAEKDSILFYQELLIYNSGESAGVIKELIKEEKKHLLTLLEYRNKIK; via the coding sequence ATGCTTAATAATAGTGTTAATGCGGTAGAGGTTCTGGAGATGGCGCGAGATATAGAGAAAAGGGGAAGGGATTTTTATCTAGAACAGGCTTCCAATACTGGTGATAAAAATTTAGCAGCTTTATTTAATAAACTGGCTGATGATGAAAAAGACCACTATGAAAGGTTTGGGGAATTACTAAATAAACTTCAGTCTGAGATTAAAGAGGAGGCTGTATATGTTTATGAGCCGGAGGTTAGTGCTTACCTAAGGTCACTGGTAGAGTTTTCTGTTTTCCCAGAAGGGGATAGTGTGGAAATAAAATCTATTGAGACAGCACTATCATTTGCTATCAGGGCTGAGAAGGATTCGATTCTTTTTTATCAGGAGCTTTTAATTTATAATTCGGGTGAAAGTGCAGGGGTGATTAAAGAGCTTATTAAGGAAGAAAAGAAACACCTTCTTACTCTACTGGAATACAGGAATAAGATAAAATAA
- the arcC gene encoding carbamate kinase — MENKSDLNRIVIALGGNALGNTPKEQQRKVEMAAKSLVDLISQGNEILICHGNGPQVGMINLAFEEGSKSNDKIVPMELPESIAMSQGYIGYHLQKAIKKELYDKKMPWHVATVVTQIEVDEEDEAFQDPKKPIGSFYTKREAEQLIAENEGLIMKEDAGRGYRRMVPSPLPKNIVEKECIINMLDNEFIVIACGGGGIPVVKNNSGEYKGVPAVIDKDFASAKLADAIDADYLFILTAVDKVSINWGRPNQKDLDSITVKEAEKYCKEGHFASGSMLPKVKAAIKFVKGGKGRRAVIASLEKASLIMQGKNGTVVHS, encoded by the coding sequence ATGGAAAATAAAAGTGATTTAAATAGAATTGTTATAGCTTTAGGAGGTAATGCCTTAGGAAATACTCCCAAAGAGCAACAAAGAAAAGTTGAAATGGCTGCAAAATCACTTGTAGATTTAATTAGTCAAGGTAATGAAATTCTTATTTGTCATGGAAATGGACCACAAGTAGGTATGATTAATTTAGCTTTCGAAGAAGGTTCAAAATCCAATGATAAAATTGTTCCTATGGAGCTTCCTGAAAGTATAGCTATGAGTCAGGGTTATATAGGTTATCACCTCCAAAAAGCTATAAAGAAAGAGCTTTATGATAAAAAAATGCCTTGGCATGTAGCTACTGTAGTAACACAAATTGAGGTAGATGAGGAAGATGAAGCATTTCAAGATCCTAAAAAGCCAATAGGTAGCTTCTATACAAAAAGGGAAGCAGAGCAACTTATAGCAGAAAATGAAGGGTTAATTATGAAAGAAGATGCTGGACGAGGATATAGAAGAATGGTGCCTTCACCATTGCCAAAAAATATTGTAGAAAAAGAGTGTATTATCAATATGCTTGATAATGAATTTATAGTTATTGCTTGTGGTGGTGGCGGGATACCAGTAGTAAAAAATAACAGTGGAGAATATAAAGGAGTACCAGCAGTTATAGATAAGGATTTTGCTTCTGCCAAACTTGCGGATGCTATTGATGCTGACTATCTTTTTATTTTAACAGCTGTAGATAAAGTTTCAATTAATTGGGGAAGACCAAACCAAAAAGATTTAGATAGTATAACTGTAAAAGAAGCTGAGAAATATTGTAAGGAAGGTCATTTTGCATCTGGTAGTATGTTACCTAAAGTGAAGGCAGCGATTAAATTTGTAAAGGGTGGAAAAGGAAGACGAGCAGTTATTGCTTCTTTAGAAAAGGCTTCTCTTATCATGCAAGGTAAAAATGGAACTGTAGTTCATAGTTAA
- a CDS encoding FxsA family protein: MFIKLLLAFTIIPLLELALLIKIGEYIGLIPTILLVGLTGVLGVSLARSQGFIVVRKIKESLQQGKMPADDLLAGLLILIGGTMLLTPGLLTDLTGFSLIIPFTRGYYTGFIKKRFVNYLRKNNISYSNGFNEGDDDYIDIEIEKEK; the protein is encoded by the coding sequence ATGTTCATAAAATTATTACTGGCTTTTACTATTATTCCTCTACTAGAACTTGCTTTATTAATTAAGATAGGGGAATATATAGGGCTGATTCCTACAATACTTCTTGTAGGGTTGACTGGGGTACTGGGTGTGAGTCTGGCCCGTAGTCAGGGTTTTATAGTAGTAAGAAAAATAAAAGAAAGCCTTCAGCAGGGTAAGATGCCGGCAGATGATCTCCTGGCTGGTCTTTTGATACTAATAGGTGGGACTATGCTCCTTACACCAGGACTGTTAACTGACCTTACTGGTTTTTCCTTGATAATTCCTTTTACCCGTGGGTATTATACTGGATTTATTAAAAAAAGGTTTGTAAATTACCTGAGAAAAAATAATATTAGCTATTCAAATGGGTTTAATGAGGGAGATGATGACTATATTGATATCGAGATTGAAAAGGAAAAATAG
- the murB gene encoding UDP-N-acetylmuramate dehydrogenase: MMINNLNKEFKKINALEVKYNISLKKYTSFKIGGPVNLFLVPITIRALQQTLPILNNHNIEFFILGRGSNLIVSDQGYHGAVIYTGRLNNISIENTTITAETGIALSSLASKAQETGLSGLEFASGIPGSLGGALYMNAGAYGGEMSNVVSSASVLDYKGNPETILKKDLQLSYRHSILQEKKLILTAVTLKLRPGNKAEIRQVMKELNQKRKDKQPLEWPSAGSIFKRPEGYYSGPLVEKAGMKGARIGDAQVSEKHAGFIINLGNATASDVKKLITKVQDKVYQTSGVKLEVEPHFIGDF, translated from the coding sequence ATGATGATTAATAACCTTAATAAAGAATTTAAAAAAATTAATGCCCTGGAGGTAAAATATAATATTAGCCTGAAAAAATATACCTCTTTCAAAATTGGCGGACCAGTAAATTTATTCCTGGTTCCTATAACTATCAGAGCTTTACAGCAGACATTACCTATTTTAAACAATCATAATATAGAATTCTTTATCCTCGGCAGGGGGAGCAATCTAATAGTCAGTGACCAGGGTTACCATGGAGCAGTTATCTATACAGGTAGATTAAATAATATCAGTATTGAAAACACTACGATTACTGCCGAAACAGGTATAGCCCTCTCTTCCCTTGCCAGCAAAGCCCAGGAGACCGGTCTTAGCGGCCTGGAATTTGCCAGTGGTATACCAGGTTCCCTTGGTGGAGCCCTTTATATGAATGCAGGTGCCTATGGTGGAGAAATGAGTAATGTAGTTTCCTCAGCATCTGTCCTTGACTATAAAGGAAATCCAGAAACCATATTAAAGAAGGATCTACAGCTATCTTACCGCCACAGTATACTGCAGGAAAAAAAGCTGATCCTAACTGCTGTTACTCTCAAATTAAGACCAGGGAATAAAGCCGAGATAAGACAAGTAATGAAGGAATTAAATCAGAAACGGAAAGACAAACAACCCCTTGAATGGCCCAGTGCAGGTAGTATATTTAAAAGACCTGAGGGTTACTATAGCGGCCCACTAGTAGAAAAAGCCGGCATGAAAGGTGCCCGTATAGGTGATGCCCAGGTTTCCGAAAAACACGCCGGTTTTATCATAAATCTAGGTAATGCCACCGCAAGTGATGTCAAGAAATTGATCACAAAGGTACAAGATAAAGTATATCAAACAAGTGGGGTAAAACTGGAAGTAGAACCCCACTTTATCGGAGATTTTTAA
- a CDS encoding APC family permease — protein MEKIEKNKVSLFKMVSFTVCGIVVLDTFVAPAAMGVSSITVWLLTALFFFIPYGLINAELGATYPDDGGIYSWVKRAFGEFHASLVAWYYWVNVAFWMPAVFIAFSTWFSMAFAPNINIWILGILAIAMCWMIVGVGIRGVDLSITVTNIAAICKVAVLIVFGLLGTIYAVKHGSANDFSLSAFSLSFNFNTIAYSSAIVYNLLGFELISSIASKIDKPEKNIPKMTILAGVLIAVLYIIGTYGLLVAIPADQIDPLDGFFYALKELCSIFGAGQIIAFRIIISIALFTLVSNMISWTLGGVEVLDEAEFTKKTKLLGHRHSKYNTPDYSYILMGVISTILIVMNFVLSGSANDAFWTILSFSFLVFFLPYLWLFPTVVKLRNIDIDTPRPYKVPMGKFGLYISSIIGFLFIALGIVLLFITGEGWDPLYHLTLIIGTGITTLFGIILYNNSKK, from the coding sequence ATGGAAAAGATAGAGAAAAACAAAGTGAGTTTATTCAAAATGGTTTCTTTTACAGTCTGTGGAATAGTGGTATTAGATACATTTGTTGCTCCGGCTGCTATGGGAGTATCATCTATAACAGTCTGGCTTCTAACTGCCTTGTTCTTTTTTATACCTTATGGACTAATAAATGCAGAATTAGGTGCTACTTATCCAGATGATGGTGGCATATATTCCTGGGTGAAAAGAGCGTTTGGTGAATTCCATGCTAGTCTTGTCGCCTGGTACTATTGGGTAAACGTAGCTTTTTGGATGCCAGCAGTTTTTATTGCCTTTAGTACGTGGTTTTCAATGGCATTTGCTCCTAATATAAATATATGGATATTAGGAATTTTAGCTATTGCTATGTGCTGGATGATAGTTGGTGTAGGAATTAGAGGAGTTGATTTAAGTATAACTGTTACAAATATTGCAGCTATATGTAAAGTTGCGGTATTAATAGTTTTTGGTTTATTAGGAACTATTTATGCTGTGAAACATGGTTCTGCCAATGACTTTTCATTATCTGCTTTTTCATTGTCCTTTAATTTTAATACAATTGCGTATAGTTCGGCCATTGTTTATAATTTGTTAGGTTTTGAACTTATTAGCTCTATCGCATCTAAAATAGATAAGCCGGAAAAAAATATTCCTAAAATGACTATTTTAGCTGGTGTATTAATAGCTGTACTTTATATTATTGGTACGTATGGTCTTTTAGTAGCTATACCTGCTGACCAAATTGATCCACTCGATGGTTTCTTTTATGCTTTAAAAGAATTGTGTAGTATATTTGGAGCAGGACAAATAATTGCTTTTAGAATTATTATTTCTATAGCTTTGTTTACGCTTGTATCAAACATGATTTCCTGGACATTAGGAGGAGTTGAAGTTCTTGATGAAGCAGAATTTACTAAGAAAACCAAACTTCTTGGACATAGACATTCAAAATATAATACCCCTGATTATTCATATATATTGATGGGTGTCATATCAACAATACTAATTGTTATGAATTTTGTTTTAAGTGGAAGTGCTAATGATGCATTTTGGACAATCTTATCTTTTAGTTTTTTAGTTTTCTTTTTACCTTATTTATGGTTATTTCCAACTGTAGTAAAATTAAGAAATATAGATATAGATACACCAAGACCATATAAAGTTCCTATGGGTAAGTTTGGTCTTTATATATCAAGTATAATTGGCTTTTTATTTATTGCTTTGGGTATTGTGCTATTATTTATAACAGGAGAAGGCTGGGATCCTTTGTATCATCTTACATTAATTATTGGTACTGGAATTACAACACTATTTGGAATAATCCTTTATAACAATAGTAAAAAATAA
- a CDS encoding cysteine desulfurase family protein, with amino-acid sequence MQEVYLDNSATTKPLTEVIDYVSKVLTNNYGNPSSLHNKGLAAEKIIKEARNLIAAYLKTNPEEIYFTSGGTEANNLAIRGVCYNYSNRGKHIITTEVEHPSVKETFLALEEEGYEVTFLKADQQGYISIDKLVQTIREDTILVSIIHVNNELGTIHSISKIAELIKKSNSKTFFHVDTVQSFGKVLLLPADWGIDLLTISAHKIHGPKGIGALYVKKGIDLKAQIIGGGQENGLRSGTENVPGIAGFIPALKKLPEYTVEKPYDLSVNKLKNYFIEKITQKCPTAHINSPQEGAPHIVSISFPGARGEVLVHGLESEGVFVSTGSACHSKSHEKSHVLRAIKLPPEKIDGTIRISFSRYNTRQEINYAISKISEQLKLYF; translated from the coding sequence GTGCAAGAAGTTTACCTCGATAATAGTGCTACTACTAAACCCTTAACAGAGGTAATAGACTATGTTTCAAAGGTGTTGACTAATAATTATGGAAATCCATCATCTTTACACAACAAAGGACTTGCTGCTGAAAAAATTATCAAAGAAGCCAGAAACTTAATCGCCGCCTACTTAAAAACAAACCCGGAAGAAATATACTTTACCTCTGGTGGTACCGAGGCTAATAATCTGGCAATCCGTGGTGTTTGCTATAATTATTCTAATCGGGGGAAACATATAATCACAACAGAAGTTGAACATCCCTCTGTTAAAGAAACCTTTCTGGCACTGGAGGAAGAGGGATATGAAGTCACCTTTCTAAAAGCTGACCAACAAGGATATATCTCTATTGACAAACTGGTACAGACTATTAGGGAGGATACAATCCTGGTCAGTATTATCCACGTTAATAATGAATTAGGAACAATTCACTCCATATCCAAAATAGCTGAACTTATTAAAAAGTCTAATTCAAAAACCTTTTTCCATGTGGATACTGTCCAGTCTTTCGGTAAAGTCCTTTTGCTTCCTGCTGACTGGGGAATAGACCTGTTAACAATTAGCGCCCATAAAATCCATGGCCCCAAAGGAATAGGGGCTCTCTATGTAAAAAAGGGTATTGACCTAAAGGCACAGATCATAGGCGGAGGTCAGGAAAACGGCCTGCGTTCCGGTACTGAAAATGTTCCTGGTATTGCTGGTTTTATACCGGCATTAAAAAAACTACCTGAATATACAGTTGAGAAGCCTTATGATTTGTCAGTAAACAAACTAAAAAATTATTTTATAGAGAAAATCACCCAAAAGTGCCCGACAGCCCATATTAATTCACCCCAGGAAGGAGCACCACATATTGTCAGTATTTCTTTTCCAGGGGCACGCGGTGAAGTCCTTGTTCATGGCCTGGAAAGTGAAGGTGTTTTTGTGTCAACAGGTTCTGCCTGTCATTCTAAAAGCCATGAAAAAAGCCATGTGTTACGGGCAATCAAACTACCCCCGGAGAAAATAGACGGAACTATAAGGATCAGTTTTTCCAGATATAATACCAGACAAGAAATAAACTATGCTATTAGTAAAATAAGTGAACAGTTGAAATTATACTTCTAG
- a CDS encoding putative polysaccharide biosynthesis protein — MKKQSFLQGALILMIAGLINRVIGFVLRLILVRQIGDEGLGLFQMVYPLFMTLLLLTTAGFPVAISKLIPERMTHNDKQGGYNLLKVSLVFVCLMSILFSLILYFSSGYIAQHIYRDSRTGIILLSLIPALLISPLAACFRNFFHGIHSMLPTAFSQITEQFTRLIITLGLVSTAASLGLKYQAASMAVGISAGEFAGLLILLIIFIYHLFLSDYQKLSHSDKIKKIQKKFKHNFFFDLKTIAALAIPITIGRLVNSLMMSGEAVLIPRQLQLAGFSIQEATSLYGQLSGMVEQLIFLPTVITIALTASLIPNISAARACKNYHKIKGNYQDVIRITTYLGFPVTVIFLCKGSEICQLLFGYPAAGVILSHMAFSATFIYFLQVSHGMLNGLGKPQLSLLNLTLGSILKISGILLLTRQTALGIHGAAFSIGLGYMLSALLNFIVIGHNIGYSLNIKQCFLKPLLASLLIYFIEPYISSHSKKIISVSWVDLLVIVILILIYTIFMVLIKAITPEDTKRFKK; from the coding sequence ATGAAAAAACAGTCTTTTTTACAGGGCGCTCTGATTTTAATGATAGCTGGTCTAATAAACCGGGTAATCGGCTTTGTTCTTCGACTTATTCTTGTACGACAGATAGGTGACGAAGGTCTGGGGCTTTTCCAGATGGTTTATCCCCTTTTCATGACCCTATTACTACTTACTACCGCCGGTTTTCCGGTAGCTATCTCCAAACTAATACCCGAAAGAATGACTCATAATGATAAACAAGGGGGTTATAATCTACTAAAAGTCAGTCTAGTCTTTGTCTGTCTGATGAGTATCTTGTTCTCACTCATATTATACTTTTCTTCAGGGTATATAGCCCAACATATCTATCGTGACAGCAGAACAGGGATTATTTTATTAAGCCTGATACCAGCCCTCTTAATAAGCCCTTTAGCAGCCTGTTTCCGGAATTTTTTCCACGGTATACATAGTATGCTACCAACTGCCTTTTCGCAAATTACTGAACAGTTTACACGCCTAATCATAACACTTGGTTTAGTAAGTACAGCCGCTTCCCTTGGATTGAAATACCAGGCTGCCAGTATGGCTGTAGGAATTTCGGCTGGTGAATTTGCCGGCCTTCTTATCCTACTAATTATATTTATTTACCACCTATTTTTAAGTGATTACCAGAAACTTAGCCACAGTGATAAAATAAAGAAAATACAAAAAAAATTTAAACATAATTTTTTCTTTGATCTTAAAACTATAGCTGCCCTGGCAATACCTATTACAATCGGTCGTTTAGTTAACTCACTTATGATGAGTGGTGAAGCCGTTTTAATACCTCGCCAACTTCAACTGGCCGGTTTCTCTATACAGGAAGCAACCTCACTATACGGTCAATTAAGTGGTATGGTCGAACAGCTAATATTTTTGCCAACTGTAATTACCATTGCCCTGACAGCAAGTTTAATTCCAAATATATCTGCTGCCAGAGCCTGTAAAAATTACCATAAAATAAAAGGAAACTATCAGGATGTTATCCGGATTACCACTTACCTGGGATTTCCGGTAACTGTTATTTTTCTATGCAAAGGCAGTGAAATATGCCAACTACTTTTTGGTTATCCAGCTGCTGGTGTAATCTTGTCTCATATGGCCTTTAGTGCAACCTTTATTTATTTTTTACAGGTATCACATGGAATGCTAAATGGTCTTGGAAAACCACAATTGTCCCTCTTAAATCTTACCCTCGGCTCAATACTAAAAATCAGCGGCATTTTACTCCTAACCAGACAGACAGCTCTGGGTATCCATGGTGCCGCCTTTAGCATTGGGCTTGGATATATGCTTTCAGCATTACTTAATTTTATTGTGATCGGGCATAATATTGGGTATAGTCTAAATATAAAGCAGTGTTTCCTTAAACCCCTTCTGGCCAGTCTGCTAATTTACTTTATCGAACCATACATATCATCTCACAGTAAGAAAATAATATCTGTTTCATGGGTGGATCTGCTTGTCATAGTAATATTAATCCTTATCTATACTATTTTTATGGTCTTAATTAAGGCCATAACACCTGAAGATACCAAACGTTTTAAGAAATAA